A genomic segment from Glycine max cultivar Williams 82 chromosome 1, Glycine_max_v4.0, whole genome shotgun sequence encodes:
- the LOC102668523 gene encoding protein MAIN-LIKE 1 isoform X2, whose protein sequence is MRKSTRISAIGLSNPPEGPEPTKPFSTRFSLRSYARRVQLLTPQQRSAVSRTGFGNLLLVPNHTLLNKVFLTELMDAWSRERRPFVLRSGEEIRMTLLDAALILGLPVAGSPVSFTEEEPFSDLEESYGATKAKRKVAMSFLENRLDWIGEDVSEDFVRCFLLYTIGTFLASNDGKVDSRFLRFFEDLDEVSGFAWGAAVVDDLCQWLDKRKEHNVRLVRPQLQDHDLTFPRVCRWDNTKSKRGTSWFKDLDDDQVIWKLEPTSGELQIEVIKEALDLLGDNKELQSVESSSISTPSSEPAVSA, encoded by the exons ATGAGAAAATCCACCAGAATCTCCGCCATCGGCCTCTCAAATCCTCCAGAAGGACCAGAACCG acGAAGCCTTTCAGCACTCGATTTTCCCTGCGGTCGTACGCGAGGCGCGTGCAGCTGCTCACACCGCAGCAGAGATCCGCGGTTTCGCGAACGGGCTTCGGGAACCTTCTCCTCGTTCCGAACCACACGCTGCTGAACAAGGTGTTCCTCACGGAGCTCATGGACGCGTGGAGCCGCGAGCGGCGCCCGTTTGTGCTACGCTCCGGCGAAGAAATTCGGATGACTCTGCTCGACGCCGCTCTTATACTTGGCCTGCCGGTTGCCGGTAGCCCCGTGAGTTTCACCGAAGAGGAACCGTTCTCTGATTTAGAAGAGTCGTACGGAGCAACGAAAGCAAAAAGGAAGGTGGCGATGAGTTTTCTGGAAAATAGGTTGGATTGGATTGGGGAAGATGTGAGTGAGGATTTTGTGAGGTGCTTCTTGCTCTACACGATAGGGACGTTTCTCGCTTCGAACGATGGGAAGGTGGATTCGCGTTTCTTGCGGTTTTTTGAGGATTTGGATGAGGTCTCGGGTTTTGCTTGGGGAGCTGCTGTTGTTGATGATTTGTGTCAGTGGCTGGATAAGAGGAAGGAGCATAATGTGCG GTTAGTACGGCCACAATTGCAAGATCATGATTTGACCTTTCCTCGTGTGTGTCGATGGGATAATACAAAATCTAAGCGGGGTACTTCATGGTTTAAAGACTTGGATGATGACCAG GTGATTTGGAAACTCGAACCTACTTCTGGAGAGTTACAGATAGAGGTAATCAAAGAAGCACTTGATTTGCTAGGTGACAACAAAGAGCTTCAAAGTGTAGAAAGCAGTTCAATTAGCACACCATCTAGt GAGCCTGCAGTTTCTGCTTGA
- the LOC102668523 gene encoding serine/threonine-protein phosphatase 7 long form homolog isoform X1 translates to MRKSTRISAIGLSNPPEGPEPTKPFSTRFSLRSYARRVQLLTPQQRSAVSRTGFGNLLLVPNHTLLNKVFLTELMDAWSRERRPFVLRSGEEIRMTLLDAALILGLPVAGSPVSFTEEEPFSDLEESYGATKAKRKVAMSFLENRLDWIGEDVSEDFVRCFLLYTIGTFLASNDGKVDSRFLRFFEDLDEVSGFAWGAAVVDDLCQWLDKRKEHNVRLVRPQLQDHDLTFPRVCRWDNTKSKRGTSWFKDLDDDQVIWKLEPTSGELQIEVIKEALDLLGDNKELQSVESSSISTPSSGYSLVSRKKYIEWTRMIWRIR, encoded by the exons ATGAGAAAATCCACCAGAATCTCCGCCATCGGCCTCTCAAATCCTCCAGAAGGACCAGAACCG acGAAGCCTTTCAGCACTCGATTTTCCCTGCGGTCGTACGCGAGGCGCGTGCAGCTGCTCACACCGCAGCAGAGATCCGCGGTTTCGCGAACGGGCTTCGGGAACCTTCTCCTCGTTCCGAACCACACGCTGCTGAACAAGGTGTTCCTCACGGAGCTCATGGACGCGTGGAGCCGCGAGCGGCGCCCGTTTGTGCTACGCTCCGGCGAAGAAATTCGGATGACTCTGCTCGACGCCGCTCTTATACTTGGCCTGCCGGTTGCCGGTAGCCCCGTGAGTTTCACCGAAGAGGAACCGTTCTCTGATTTAGAAGAGTCGTACGGAGCAACGAAAGCAAAAAGGAAGGTGGCGATGAGTTTTCTGGAAAATAGGTTGGATTGGATTGGGGAAGATGTGAGTGAGGATTTTGTGAGGTGCTTCTTGCTCTACACGATAGGGACGTTTCTCGCTTCGAACGATGGGAAGGTGGATTCGCGTTTCTTGCGGTTTTTTGAGGATTTGGATGAGGTCTCGGGTTTTGCTTGGGGAGCTGCTGTTGTTGATGATTTGTGTCAGTGGCTGGATAAGAGGAAGGAGCATAATGTGCG GTTAGTACGGCCACAATTGCAAGATCATGATTTGACCTTTCCTCGTGTGTGTCGATGGGATAATACAAAATCTAAGCGGGGTACTTCATGGTTTAAAGACTTGGATGATGACCAG GTGATTTGGAAACTCGAACCTACTTCTGGAGAGTTACAGATAGAGGTAATCAAAGAAGCACTTGATTTGCTAGGTGACAACAAAGAGCTTCAAAGTGTAGAAAGCAGTTCAATTAGCACACCATCTAGt GGTTACAGCTTAGTATCGAGAAAGAAGTACATAGAGTGGACGAGGATGATTTGGAGAATCAGGTAG
- the LOC100499726 gene encoding uncharacterized protein LOC100499726 precursor — protein sequence MASLSTRIFFIMSLVCLALGPMAQGEMTCGQVVSNLTPCISYVVYGGTNVPEQCCNGIRNLYGMAQTKPDRQAVCNCIKNGVRNSGFNYSDFNLNLAANLPKKCGVNIPYQISPNTDCTRVQ from the exons atggCTAGTTTGTCAACTAGGATTTTCTTCATCATGTCCCTTGTGTGCCTGGCTCTCGGTCCAATGGCACAAGGGGAAATGACATGTGGCCAGGTTGTGAGCAACCTGACCCCATGCATCTCCTATGTGGTGTATGGTGGAACCAATGTTCCTGAACAGTGCTGCAATGGGATAAGAAATCTCTATGGCATGGCTCAGACCAAACCAGACCGCCAAGCTGTTTGCAACTGCATCAAGAACGGTGTTAGGAACAGTGGCTTCAACTACTCTGACTTCAACCTCAACCTTGCTGCTAACCTTCCCAAGAAATGTGGGGTCAACATTCCCTACCAGATCAGCCCCAACACAGACTGCACTAG GGTGCAGTGA